One genomic window of Paraburkholderia phytofirmans PsJN includes the following:
- a CDS encoding porin, with amino-acid sequence MAARGPRTWKRRCARWARWRGEQWRSIVLPGIRCARQRNNRQMRGSDLHGLTGHAMYAFGNSGTGNGSKQYSVQASYRSGPFAAGAVYQYANFNSTAGDLNSLLAGFHSQSASQLAASYEFSFAKLYGEYTYTNNDVLNRGFHVNMFEGGLSIPIGTSRILASYAYSRDSGGLNQSRQTATLGYDYPLSKRTDLYAVYLYDHFAGLSSGENAGIGIRTRF; translated from the coding sequence ATGGCCGCCCGTGGACCGCGGACGTGGAAAAGGAGATGCGCACGTTGGGCACGCTGGCGAGGCGAGCAATGGCGGAGCATCGTACTGCCCGGCATACGGTGCGCAAGGCAGCGGAATAACCGGCAGATGAGGGGCAGTGATCTGCACGGACTGACTGGCCACGCGATGTACGCGTTCGGCAATAGTGGCACGGGGAACGGCAGCAAGCAGTATTCCGTGCAGGCGTCCTATCGGAGCGGGCCTTTTGCCGCCGGGGCCGTCTATCAATACGCGAACTTCAACTCAACGGCAGGCGACCTGAACTCCTTACTCGCGGGTTTCCACAGCCAGAGCGCGAGCCAGCTTGCGGCTTCTTATGAATTTTCGTTTGCGAAGCTTTACGGCGAATACACCTATACGAACAACGACGTACTCAACAGGGGATTCCACGTCAACATGTTCGAGGGCGGCCTAAGCATACCGATCGGAACAAGCAGAATTCTCGCGTCTTACGCGTATTCACGCGATTCCGGCGGACTCAATCAGAGCCGCCAGACTGCAACGCTGGGATACGACTACCCGCTGTCCAAGCGCACGGATCTCTACGCCGTGTACCTGTACGACCATTTCGCCGGCCTGTCGTCCGGCGAGAACGCGGGAATAGGAATTCGCACGCGATTCTAG
- a CDS encoding aminotransferase-like domain-containing protein — MKRYMQLAAEFESLILNGTLEPGARLPSVRQASSSYRVSSSTVFHAYYTLERRALIVARPRSGYFVASRPAPTKSLAIVSKRSIDEADGDSLTIRFMKAQRRCAYPGLGSSEPSALLFPFGRISRSLTAATRRMASSRNTLSAGKAETELRRQIALRYIVTGVTVPIDEVVVTCGALDALTLCLQVLTRPGDTIAIERPAFHAVQDAVKRLHLKVVEIPVDPHHGLDLGVLAEALRQHPVRACWFMTTLHQPTGATLSDERKEALVRLLAKHGVPLIEDDVFRELHFGLTPAYPAKRFDSNGLVLHCGSFSKSLTPGLRLGWVAAGRYAARIEQARWLTMGPASVPVQCAIADYLEHGDYDQLLRKLRRELASLQTRMVAAIVRYFPKGTLVVRPPGGFFLWVQLPEGVEAVRLFEMAEAHEIAIAPGAIFSCGREFRRHIRLNYGRPWTADVEKEMRTLGTLARRAMAEHRTARHTVRKAAE, encoded by the coding sequence ATGAAGCGCTATATGCAACTGGCGGCGGAGTTCGAAAGCCTTATTTTGAACGGTACGCTTGAACCCGGCGCGCGGCTCCCGTCGGTGCGTCAGGCGAGCAGTTCGTACCGCGTGAGCTCTTCAACCGTTTTCCATGCTTACTACACCCTCGAACGACGTGCCCTGATCGTCGCAAGACCTCGCTCCGGTTATTTCGTCGCAAGTCGGCCAGCGCCAACGAAATCGCTGGCGATTGTTTCAAAGCGCAGTATTGACGAGGCTGACGGCGACAGCCTGACGATCCGCTTCATGAAGGCTCAACGTCGATGTGCGTATCCGGGGCTTGGCTCGTCGGAGCCAAGTGCTCTGCTGTTCCCGTTTGGCCGGATTTCGCGCTCTTTGACTGCGGCCACCCGGAGGATGGCGAGTTCCCGGAACACGTTGTCGGCGGGAAAGGCGGAGACAGAGCTGCGTCGCCAGATCGCCCTGCGCTACATTGTCACGGGAGTGACGGTCCCTATCGACGAGGTTGTCGTGACGTGTGGGGCGCTCGATGCACTGACTCTCTGCCTGCAGGTTCTGACGCGGCCTGGCGACACCATCGCAATAGAACGGCCCGCTTTCCATGCTGTGCAAGATGCGGTTAAGCGACTGCATCTGAAGGTCGTGGAAATTCCTGTCGATCCACACCATGGGCTCGATCTCGGTGTATTGGCGGAGGCGTTGCGGCAGCATCCGGTACGGGCTTGCTGGTTTATGACGACGCTGCACCAGCCGACAGGCGCGACGCTCTCTGATGAACGGAAGGAGGCGCTCGTCAGGTTGCTGGCAAAACATGGCGTGCCGCTAATCGAGGACGACGTATTTCGCGAACTGCATTTTGGTTTAACGCCGGCCTATCCGGCAAAGCGCTTCGATTCCAACGGTCTCGTGCTGCACTGCGGTTCGTTTTCGAAGAGCCTTACGCCGGGTCTGCGCCTCGGTTGGGTAGCGGCCGGGCGGTACGCCGCGAGAATTGAGCAGGCACGTTGGCTGACGATGGGTCCGGCGTCTGTGCCGGTGCAATGTGCCATTGCTGACTACCTCGAGCATGGGGACTACGACCAACTTCTACGTAAACTGCGCCGCGAACTCGCGTCCCTTCAGACCCGGATGGTGGCTGCGATCGTCAGGTACTTTCCCAAAGGAACACTGGTGGTCCGTCCGCCGGGCGGATTCTTTCTATGGGTGCAGCTTCCAGAGGGAGTAGAGGCAGTGCGATTGTTCGAAATGGCGGAAGCGCACGAGATCGCGATAGCACCCGGTGCAATCTTTTCATGCGGTCGTGAATTTCGCCGTCATATCCGGCTTAACTATGGCCGCCCGTGGACCGCGGACGTGGAAAAGGAGATGCGCACGTTGGGCACGCTGGCGAGGCGAGCAATGGCGGAGCATCGTACTGCCCGGCATACGGTGCGCAAGGCAGCGGAATAA